Proteins found in one Primulina eburnea isolate SZY01 chromosome 16, ASM2296580v1, whole genome shotgun sequence genomic segment:
- the LOC140816350 gene encoding protein MAEA homolog, translating to MSSPMDTDAQLSNGNSGGDAAVYATAPSKMGKLAESLKLEHHFLRVPFEHYKKTIRANHRAVEKEVSAVISAVSVAADSDISRDDAVLQLNSIVSRLHGLKRKLEEESRTEHLQAQRCRTRLDHLESVEVDNLSEWNNIRLKRILVDYMWRMSYFDTAVKLAESSNIRDLVDIDLFHEAIKVIDALQKKDVTPALAWCADNKSRLKKSKSKFEFQLRLQEFIEFVRAEHNMPAISYARKYLAPWGATHMKELQRVMATLAFRSNTECTTYKVLFEAKQWDYLVEQFKQEFCRLYGMTLEPLLNIYLQAGLSALKTPFCYKDDCTKEDPLSQESFRKLAESLPYSKQHHSKLVCYISKELMDTENPPLVLPNGYVYSTKALEDMAKQNNGRITCPRTGLVCNYTDVVKAYVS from the exons ATGTCTTCTCCCATGGACACCGATGCGCAACTCAGTAACGGCAACTCCGGCGGCGACGCCGCTGTCTACGCCACTGCTCCGTCGAAGATGGGGAAACTGGCCGAGTCTCTGAAACTGGAACATCATTTCCTCCGTGTACCTTTCGAGCACTATAAGAAGACAATCCGAGCCAACCACCGCGCCGTCGAGAAAGAGGTCTCAGCCGTCATTTCCGCCGTCTCGGTGGCCGCAGACTCAGATATCTCGCGAGACGACGCTGTTCTCCAACTCAATTCTATTGTCTCCCGATTGCACGGCCTTAAAAGAAAG TTGGAAGAGGAAAGTCGAACTGAGCACTTGCAAGCTCAGAGATGCCGAACTAGACTGGATCATTTAGAATCTGTAGAGGTGGACAATTTGTCAGAATGGAACAACATCCGCTTGAAGCGGATACTTGTCGACTACATGTGGCGAATGTCATACTTTGACACAGCTGTAAAGCTAGCAGAGAGCAGCAATATTCGG GATCTTGTTGATATAGATCTGTTTCATGAAGCAATAAAGGTCATTGATGCTCTTCAAAAGAAGGACGTGACTCCTGCTCTAGCCTGGTGTGCTGATAACAAGTCCAGACTGAAGAAGTCAAAG AGCAAATTTGAGTTTCAACTGAGACTGCAAGAATTCATCGAGTTTGTTAGAGCTGAACACAATATGCCAGCCATATCATATGCTCGGAAGTATCTGGCTCCTTGGGGAGCTACCCATATGAAAGAATTGCAGCGAGTCATGGCAACACTTGCTTTTAGAAGTAATACTGAATGTACTACGTACAAG GTTTTATTTGAAGCAAAGCAATGGGACTACCTGGTTGAACAATTTAAGCAAGAGTTTTGCAGATTATATGGCATGACACTAGAGCCATTGTTGAATATATATCTGCAAGCGGGCTTATCTGCGCTGAAAACACC ATTTTGCTATAAAGATGATTGTACAAAAGAGGATCCTCTGTCACAGGAGAGCTTCCGCAAATTAGCAGAGTCTCTGCCATATTCAAAACAGCATCACTCAAAACTGGTTTGCTACATAAGTAAAGAACTGATGGATACTGAAAATCCCCCTCTTGTCCTGCCAAATGGCTATGTTTACAGCACAAAG GctcttgaagatatggcgaagCAAAATAATGGTAGAATCACATGTCCAAGGACAGGTTTGGTTTGCAACTATACGGATGTGGTGAAAGCGTATGTATCGTAG